GGCGGCGCGCTGATCATGGGCCTGGTCTTCGGCTGGATCCGCGGCAAGTACCCCACCTACGGCAACGTGCCGCCCGGCGCCCAGTGGTTCATGGACACCCTCGGCCTGTGCGCGTTCGTCGCCATCGTCGGCATCAACGCCGGGCCGAGCTTCACCAGCGGCCTCTCCCAAGCCGGTTGGGGCCTGCTGCTGTGGGGCGCCGTCGCCACCGTCGCCCCGCTCGTGGTCGGCCTGCTGGTCGGCCACTTCGTGTTCAAGATGCGCCCGCCGATCCTGATGGGCGTGGTCGCCGGGGCCCAGACCACCACCGCCGCGATCGGCGCCATCAACGAAGCCTCCCGCAGCCAGATCCCCACCCTCGGCTACACCATCCCGTACGCCGCAGGCAACGTCCTGCTGACCATCTGGGGCGCCGTCATCGTCGCCCTGCTCGGCTAGCCGCCCCCCGGAAGGACCCGCACCCATGAGCAAGCCTTCGATCAGCCGTGAGGAGATCCACCGGCTCTCCCAGCTCAGCCCGTTCGAACTCAAGGGCAAGTTCATCGAACTCGCCGAGCACTACCAGGCCGACCAGCCCGGGCAGAAGGAGAAGTCCACCGCCAACATGCTCAACGCCGGCCGCGGCAACCCCAACTGGGTCTGCACCGGCCCGCGCGAGGCCATGCTCGCCCTCGGCCACTTCGCGCTCAGCGAGTCCCGCCGGGTCTGGACCGCCGACAACCTCGGCGGCATGCCCGAGCAGAACGGCATCGCCGCCCGCTTCGACCACTTCGCCCGCTCCCACCCCGAACTGCCCGGCATCGAACTGCTCACCGCCTGCGCCGGCCTCGCCGTCGACCGCTTCGACCTCGACCGCGACGCCTTCCTGCACGAGCTCGCCGACGCCGCGATCGGCGACAACTACCCCGTCCCCGACCGGATGCTGACCTGCGCCGAACAGATCGTCACCGGCTACCTGCACGACGAACTGATGGACCGCCGGCCCCCCGAGGGCGCCCTCGACCTGTTCGCCACCGAGGGCGGCACCGCCGCCATGTGCTACATCTTCGACTCCCTGATGAAGAACGGCATCCTGCACAAGGGCGACCGGATCGCCCTGATGGTGCCGGTCTTCACCCCCTACATCGAGATCCCCGAACTCGACACCTACGAGTTCGACGTCGTCCGGGTCGAGGCCTCCTCCTTCGCCGAGGCCGGCGTGCGCGAATGGCGCTACCCCACCGAGGAGGTCGCCAAGCTCGCCGACCCCGCCGTCAAGCTGGTCTGCCTGGTCAACCCCAGCAACCCGCCCTCCCTCGCGCTCTCCCAGCGGGTCACCGACCAGATCAAGTCCATCGTCGCCACCGACAACCCGGGCCTGATCATCGTCACCGACGACGTCTACGGCACCTTCGTCAACCACTTCCGCAGCATCGCCGCCGACCTGCCCCGCAACACCCTGCTCGTCTACTCCTACTCCAAGCACTACGGCTGCACCGGCCACCGCCTCGGCGTCATCGGCCTCCAGCGCGACAACGTCATCGACGACGCCATCGCCGCCCTCCCGCCGGCCGACAAGGACCGGCTCGCCAAGCGCTACGGCAGCCTCAGCCTCGACCCGGCGAGCATCCGCTTCATCGACCGGCTGGTCGCCGACTCCCGGCAGGTCGCCCTCAACCACACCGCCGGGCTCTCCCTCCCGCAGCAGGCCCAGCTCACCCTGTTCTCGCTCTTCGCGATGCTCCCCGAGGGCAAGGCGTACAAGGCCAAGGTGCAGTCCATCGTCAAGCAGCGCCTCGACCTGCTGCTCGAAGGCTCCGGCATGAAGATCTCCGAGGACCCGCAGCGGGCCGGCTACTACATCGAACTCGACCTGCTCGCCGAAGCCGAACGCACCTCCGGCCCCGACTTCGCCGCCTTCCTGCAGCAGAACTACGAACCCACCGAACCGCTCTTCCGGCTCGCCGAGCAGACCGGCGTTGTCCTCCTCAACGGCGGCGGCTTCGACGGCCCCGAGTGGTCGGTCCGGGTCTCCCTCGCCAACCTCGACGACCTCGACTACCTCAAGATCGGCCACCACCTGAAGGCCATCTTCGACGACTACCGCGC
The window above is part of the Kitasatospora sp. NA04385 genome. Proteins encoded here:
- a CDS encoding bifunctional aspartate transaminase/aspartate 4-decarboxylase; its protein translation is MSKPSISREEIHRLSQLSPFELKGKFIELAEHYQADQPGQKEKSTANMLNAGRGNPNWVCTGPREAMLALGHFALSESRRVWTADNLGGMPEQNGIAARFDHFARSHPELPGIELLTACAGLAVDRFDLDRDAFLHELADAAIGDNYPVPDRMLTCAEQIVTGYLHDELMDRRPPEGALDLFATEGGTAAMCYIFDSLMKNGILHKGDRIALMVPVFTPYIEIPELDTYEFDVVRVEASSFAEAGVREWRYPTEEVAKLADPAVKLVCLVNPSNPPSLALSQRVTDQIKSIVATDNPGLIIVTDDVYGTFVNHFRSIAADLPRNTLLVYSYSKHYGCTGHRLGVIGLQRDNVIDDAIAALPPADKDRLAKRYGSLSLDPASIRFIDRLVADSRQVALNHTAGLSLPQQAQLTLFSLFAMLPEGKAYKAKVQSIVKQRLDLLLEGSGMKISEDPQRAGYYIELDLLAEAERTSGPDFAAFLQQNYEPTEPLFRLAEQTGVVLLNGGGFDGPEWSVRVSLANLDDLDYLKIGHHLKAIFDDYRAEWQAAGGS